Proteins encoded together in one Telopea speciosissima isolate NSW1024214 ecotype Mountain lineage chromosome 4, Tspe_v1, whole genome shotgun sequence window:
- the LOC122657489 gene encoding uncharacterized protein LOC122657489: protein MALSSCGTAGSSKIQIKFIEGHRYPVHRLSQFSCTQNCQSFRTCPIRRATIAHFSEPNKKMVHMNRFTKRLWASLPEPVKEFPWRKAEDLVLQHLLILGEKALKWSLITVFIFSFLSDVIFAVVRNRELMVPLGLFIGCTIADFLKETSQELFQGTKEEGLRWHLLGIGSLFVLVKFVSVYFTVQGHVFLAHVGNGGLMQVQWLWRKVLEERESVNVELSHQNASKSINVEG from the exons ATAAAGTTTATTGAAGGCCACAGGTATCCAGTCCATAGGCTCTCGCAGTTTTCATGCACCCAAAATTGCCAATCATTTCGAACATGTCCAATAAGAAGAGCAACCATTGCACATTTCAgtgaaccaaataaaaagatGGTGCATATGAATCGTTTCACAAAGAGGCTTTGGGCTTCTCTTCCTGAGCCAGTGAAAgagtttccttggaggaaagCAGAGGATCTGGTGCTGCAGCACTTGCTGATACTTGGAGAGAAAGCATTGAAGTGGTCTTTGATTACAGTGTTCATTTTTAGCTTCTTATCCGATGTAATATTTGCTGTCGTGAGAAATAGAGAATTGATGGTACCTCTCGGTCTTTTCATTGGCTGCACAATCGCTGACTTCCTGAAGGAGACTTCTCAGGAATTGTTTCAAGGCACCAAG GAAGAAGGTTTGAGATGGCACCTTCTGGGCATTGGTTCTTTGTTTGTTCTTGTTAAGTTTGTCTCCGTGTATTTCACAGTACAAGGACATGTATTTCTTGCCCATGTTGGGAACGGCGGATTGATGCAGGTTCAATGGTTATGGAGAAAAGTACTGGAGGAAAGAGAATCTGTTAATGTGGAGCTGTCGCACCAAAATGCTTCTAAATCCATCAATGTAGAAGGTTGA